CAACATTGGTATATAGTCTACTATCTGTGAAGTTGTTCTTAACGTATTAACCACACTTTCTATCTTTCCTTTTGATTCTTGAACTGCCCCACGACAGAAGGTTGCCTGGAACCCACTCTCATGCACATACTGCTGGAAGGCGTTCGTCAAGACAAAGTTTCCGGCATTCTCATCTACACTGATAATACGGTCTTGATCGTAGATGATTTCTTCCGTTCGCCCACCATAGAAGGCGAATGCCTTCTCATGTCCCTCAATGGCATCTGCCGTGGTAAAGGGATGGTCTTTCCAGACTGTGTATTTGTGGCGTGAATGCGATAGGACAAAGCATATGACATATAATTTGATGGTTTCTCCTGACTGAGTTTCTTGAGTACATTCCCCCAATCGACTTACATCTGCTTGCCCATGGGCAATTCAGGAACGGCTTCATAATTACGAAGCTTAGCTTGCTTTGGAATCCGATACCGCTCCCTTAAATCTGCCACATAGAGACAGACGGTATTGTCACCCACTTCAAGGTCTGAAAATCGTTCGAGCAACCAATCTTTAACTTGTGCTGCACTCATATGAGG
This region of Suicoccus acidiformans genomic DNA includes:
- a CDS encoding DDE-type integrase/transposase/recombinase; its protein translation is MGECTQETQSGETIKLYVICFVLSHSRHKYTVWKDHPFTTADAIEGHEKAFAFYGGRTEEIIYDQDRIISVDENAGNFVLTNAFQQYVHESGFQATFCRGAVQESKGKIESVVNTLRTTSQIVDYIPMLTIE